One stretch of Rhodanobacteraceae bacterium DNA includes these proteins:
- a CDS encoding peptidase codes for MSAALAAALLLAACGSEAPQTAAPTAPAAPAAPEKLSIDVASLPALPVFQASDLDPAISACTDLNGYVNSKWLAANPVPADRTTWGSFEMLGERSLGVQKQIVEKLAVKKDAAGVEKVIGDFWATGMDEAAAEAAGLKPIQPVLDQIAALSSPQDVATFVRDAHADGRGMLFGFGGESDFQDSSQVIAYVTQDGLGLPDKTYYAGDEHKAEREAYVAHIESMLKLAGADEASAKAQAAAIMAIETQLADVSYSTEEMSRDVSKYYNPVSVADADAKTPLMPWAEFFKANGMSEPAMFSMSNPDFFAKLNSMLEQTPVADWQAYLHFHVIDNAAPFLSKTYADENFAFYGKTLRGQEEQKPRWKRVLDTVNGTVGEALGEIYVEVAFPPESKAQMEKLVANLSTALKARLEKLEWMSPETRAKALEKWASFNPKIGYPDKWRDWSGLSTTRDSYIANIMAAARFNHAYQVSKIGKPKDKGEWGMTPQTVNAYYNPLLNEIVFPAAILQPPFFDPNADLATNYGGIGAVIGHEMLHGYDDQGSRFDANGTFANWWQPSDAEGFKAKTAMLVEQFNGYEAIDGKHVNGALTLGENIADLGGLTVARDALKLAQGENFTDPMIDGFTQDQRFFMNWATVWRRGYTDKELAVRLVTDPHAPARFRAIGTPSNMPAFAEAFSCKAGDPMVRDGDQRIAIW; via the coding sequence CCTGCCGGTCTTCCAGGCCAGCGATCTGGATCCGGCCATTTCCGCCTGTACCGACCTCAACGGCTACGTGAACAGCAAGTGGCTGGCGGCCAACCCGGTTCCGGCCGATCGCACCACCTGGGGCAGCTTCGAGATGCTCGGTGAGCGCTCGCTGGGTGTGCAGAAGCAGATCGTCGAGAAATTGGCGGTCAAGAAGGATGCGGCCGGCGTCGAGAAGGTGATCGGTGATTTCTGGGCCACCGGCATGGATGAAGCAGCAGCCGAAGCGGCCGGTCTGAAGCCGATCCAGCCGGTGCTGGACCAGATTGCGGCCTTGTCGTCACCGCAGGACGTTGCCACCTTTGTGCGCGATGCCCACGCTGATGGCCGCGGCATGTTGTTCGGCTTTGGCGGCGAATCGGACTTCCAGGATTCCAGTCAGGTCATCGCCTATGTCACCCAGGATGGCCTGGGTCTGCCCGACAAGACCTACTACGCAGGCGATGAGCACAAGGCCGAGCGCGAGGCCTACGTGGCCCACATCGAGTCCATGCTGAAGCTGGCAGGTGCCGACGAGGCCAGCGCCAAGGCGCAGGCCGCGGCGATCATGGCCATTGAAACCCAGCTGGCGGACGTGTCGTACTCCACCGAAGAGATGTCGCGCGATGTCTCCAAGTATTACAACCCGGTCAGCGTGGCAGATGCCGACGCCAAGACCCCGCTGATGCCCTGGGCCGAGTTCTTCAAGGCCAACGGCATGAGCGAGCCGGCGATGTTCTCGATGTCGAATCCGGACTTCTTCGCCAAGCTCAACAGCATGCTGGAGCAGACGCCGGTCGCCGATTGGCAGGCCTACCTGCATTTCCACGTCATCGACAACGCGGCGCCCTTCCTGAGCAAGACCTACGCCGACGAGAACTTCGCGTTCTATGGCAAGACCCTGCGTGGCCAGGAAGAACAGAAGCCGCGCTGGAAGCGCGTGCTCGACACTGTCAACGGTACCGTCGGCGAGGCACTGGGCGAGATCTACGTGGAAGTCGCCTTCCCGCCCGAGTCCAAGGCACAGATGGAAAAGCTGGTGGCCAATCTGTCGACCGCCCTCAAGGCACGTCTGGAGAAGCTGGAGTGGATGAGCCCGGAAACCCGCGCCAAGGCACTGGAGAAGTGGGCCAGTTTCAATCCCAAGATCGGCTATCCGGACAAGTGGCGCGACTGGTCGGGTCTGAGCACCACCCGTGACAGCTACATTGCCAACATCATGGCGGCGGCGCGCTTCAATCACGCCTATCAGGTGTCCAAGATCGGCAAGCCCAAGGACAAGGGCGAGTGGGGCATGACTCCGCAGACGGTGAATGCCTATTACAACCCGCTGCTTAACGAGATCGTGTTCCCGGCCGCCATCCTGCAGCCGCCCTTCTTTGACCCGAACGCGGATCTGGCGACCAACTACGGCGGCATCGGCGCCGTGATCGGTCACGAGATGCTGCACGGTTACGACGACCAGGGCAGCCGCTTCGATGCCAACGGCACCTTCGCCAACTGGTGGCAGCCCAGCGATGCCGAGGGCTTCAAGGCCAAGACGGCGATGCTGGTCGAACAGTTCAACGGTTATGAGGCCATCGACGGCAAGCACGTCAATGGCGCGTTGACGCTGGGTGAGAACATCGCTGATCTGGGTGGTCTGACGGTCGCGCGCGATGCCTTGAAACTGGCCCAGGGCGAGAATTTCACCGATCCGATGATTGACGGCTTCACCCAGGATCAGCGCTTCTTCATGAACTGGGCAACGGTCTGGCGCCGCGGCTACACCGACAAGGAACTGGCGGTCCGTCTGGTCACTGATCCGCATGCCCCGGCACGTTTCCGTGCCATCGGCACGCCGAGCAACATGCCGGCCTTCGCCGAAGCCTTCAGCTGCAAGGCCGGTGACCCGATGGTGCGCGACGGCGATCAGCGGATTGCCATCTGGTAA